The Brassica napus cultivar Da-Ae chromosome C7, Da-Ae, whole genome shotgun sequence genomic interval AACtgcaactgcaacaatgaataTTGTTGGCTGCCGCTGGGTATTTACAATCAAGTATCATCCTGATGGTACGATTGATAAGTACAAGGCAAGGATTGTTGCTAAAGGGTATCATCAAAAGCCTGGACTTGACTACACAGATACATTCAGTCCTGTCATCAAGTCTACGACTATTCGTATCATTCTTGGACTCGCAGTGAACTGCGACTGGCCTGTGCGTCAAATTGACGTCAATACGGCCTTTCTTCAAGGTCACCTGAAAGAGGAAGTCTTCATGTCTCAACCTCCTGGGTTCCATGATCCGAACAAGCCAACCCATGTGTGTCGTCTTCGCAAAGCTCTCTACGGCCTCAAACAAGCTCCCAGAGCTTGGTACTCGGAGCTCAAGACATTCCTAACAACGATTGGCTTCAGAAACTCTTTAGCAGACGCTTCTCTCTTTATTCTTAAGCATAACGGtgattatgtttatttattggtgtatgttgatgacataCTTGTTACAGGAAGCTCCTCTACTCTGGTTCAACAGATCCTCATGCTATTTCTCGGAGGTTCTCCATTAAAGACATGGGTAATCTTGGTTATTTTCTTGGTATTGAAGCGATCAGAACATCTCGAGGGTTACATCTTATGCAGCGGAAGTATATTACTGATCTTCTTACCAAGACTAACATGCTTAATGCTAAGCCTGCTGCTACGCCGCTCCCGTCATCGCCGAAACTCTCCATTAAGTCTGGGACACCTTTGGCTGATCCTCATCCCTCCTAAAATTTGTATAATACAAACTAATTGAATAATGAAATATGCATGCAATTTCGATATTTTCTGCCATAGAAACTGAAAATCTTAGTGTTTCGTACGATAAACAACTCAAGAGCTTCAAAGTTTGATGAAAATCATAATTGCGGAGTAAGAACTAAGAAGGTAACACTTTATCAAAATAAGAATACATTAAAGCAAACGTACATAGTAGGAGATCGATATAAGAACAAAACACTTCCTAATTTTACTTGATTTGCTTACATTCAAAGATAACCAGACAAAAGTCCTACGAGATATGAAACGAGACAAatcaacattaaaaataaaaacaaatcacGACATAAAGGGCCGTTTTCTTGCTTCGGTTCTTCACTAGTTTTATCTCTTCTAACGTAACCTGcatccaaataaaaacaaaggatatgtcaaaatacctttTCACTCATTAGGTCTCAAggattatattaaattaaaacaaccGTACCCTTTTGCACGTAAATTACtatatggatatatatatataaggcacGAAACCATCGATCTTTTATTTTGCATATTTTCGGGTTGGTATATATATAGGACACTAGCATATAAATTTTGAGGACATAAGATGTGTGGCTTGTGAttagaaattaaatttattgttgAAATGAAATTTACTAAAGAAAGTCTAGTAACAAACCATTTTCTTGAAGATGACGAAGAAAGTTAGGACTAGTAGGGTGAATTGGTGGCCGGTTCCTTTGGGGCGTTGCACCTGAAACACTCTGACCTGCTTGCGAAGTTGTGTTCATTGCAGCCTGGCCTAGATACAATAATACAAACACTAATCGGTTTCTACATAACCAATCACTATCtacaacttttatatatatataaattttaaacatgaaTGTATATACTAACATATCTAAAACGGTCATTTTAGCTTACGCAAGCCCGCGCGCATGCATGAGTTAAGGATATTACGtgccaaatatatattttcatgcaCTTTGCAcactgaacaaaaaaaatacctcGAGCAAATCCAATCTCCAGATTTCCAAGAAGAACGGCCCATGCCGCCTCCACCAGCACTGCTGCTACCAAAACCAAAAAGGCCGCGTCTCGGACCATCACTCATGTCTATAAACCCGGTGGCTGCAGCAGCAGCCGAGCGTGACGACTCATCTTTTGCGGCACCACACGTGAAACAGTTGGACCTGCTTGCAAAATTGTGCGTCCCGCAATTTCCAAGGTTGCAGTACCAATCACCTGGTCTCACGTCAGGCCCGGTGTTGAAAGCAAAAGAGCTACTGATTGGACGGCTTGTGAAATTACTCACTAAGTCGGTAATGCCGCTCGTCCTTGGCTCTCTGCAGCGTTGACAGGAATCCCTTCTCTGGAAGTTGAGGTGGCTACACAATCGGCAGTTCCAGTCTCCTGGCCTATTCATCTTCTTCTATGGCCCcatagagaaaatataattaCAGAAAATTAGAAGCATAAAATACAAGTGTAACTTTATATAGTATTTGATATGATTACCTGGGAATGTTAGTTATAAACAATTAAAGAAAGTAGAAGTGAGTAGATGAGATCTGTTAGAGGATACA includes:
- the LOC106409110 gene encoding RNA-binding protein involved in heterochromatin assembly dri1-like — encoded protein: MNRPGDWNCRLCSHLNFQRRDSCQRCREPRTSGITDLVSNFTSRPISSSFAFNTGPDVRPGDWYCNLGNCGTHNFASRSNCFTCGAAKDESSRSAAAAATGFIDMSDGPRRGLFGFGSSSAGGGGMGRSSWKSGDWICSRPGCNEHNFASRSECFRCNAPKEPATNSPY